A single genomic interval of Helianthus annuus cultivar XRQ/B chromosome 6, HanXRQr2.0-SUNRISE, whole genome shotgun sequence harbors:
- the LOC110864809 gene encoding methylenetetrahydrofolate reductase 1 — protein sequence MKVIDKILESTTAGDAGKVVFSFEFFPPKTEEGVENLFERMERMVAHNPTFCDITWGAGGSTAELTLEIARRMQNLVCVETMMHLTCTNMPVEKIDHALESIKKDGIQNVLALRGDPPRGQDKFVQIQGGFACALDLVEHIRRSYGDYFGIAVAGYPEAHPEVIESNGLATPEAYAKDLAYLKRKVDAGADVIVTQLFYDVDNFLKFVNDCRQIGITCPIVPGIMPINNYNGFIRMTGFCKTKIPSEITAALEPIKDNEEAVRAYGVHLGTEMCKKIMASGIKTLHLYTLNMEKSALAILTNLGLIEESKVSRPLPWKKPTNLFRLKEDVRPIFWANRPKSYITRTTGWEQYPRGRWGDASNASYGALTDHQFMRPRSRDKKIQEEWVVPLKKFDDISEKFTKYCLGQLKTSPWSELDALQPETKIIDEQLASINQKGFLTINSQPPVNGAKSDSPSVGWGPAGGYVYQKAYVEFFCSGEKLNSLVEKSKAYPSLTYLAVNKEGNLVSNVGKTDVNAVTWGVFPAKEIIQPTVVDPASFLVWKDEAFEIWSRGWAQLYPEDDSSRSLLQEVQNTYYLVSLVDNDYINGDLFNVFKDF from the exons ATGAAGGTGATCGACAAGATTCTGGAGTCCACTACTGCCGGAGACGCCGGAAAAGTAGTCTTCTCGTTCGAATTCTTTCCTCCGAAAACCGAAGAAGGCGTGGAAAACCTGTTCGAGCGGATGGAGCGAATGGTGGCGCACAATCCTACATTCTGCGACATCACTTGGGGAGCCGGTGGCTCTACGGCGGAGCTGACGCTGGAGATAGCGAGGAGGATGCAGAATTTGGTGTGTGTGGAGACGATGATGCATTTGACGTGTACGAATATGCCGGTGGAGAAGATAGATCACGCGTTGGAGAGTATTAAGAAGGATGGGATACAGAATGTTTTGGCTCTGAGAGGTGATCCGCCACGTGGACAGGATAAGTTTGTTCAGATCCAGGGAGGTTTTGCGTGTGCTCTTGATCTG GTGGAGCATATCCGCAGGTCATATGGTGACTATTTTGGCATAGCCGTTGCTGGTTATCCAG AGGCACATCCTGAGGTCATTGAAAGCAATGGCTTGGCTACACCTGAAGCATATGCAAAGGATCTTGCTTACCTCAAGAGAAAG GTTGATGCAGGAGCTGATGTGATTGTCACTCAACTTTTCTACGACGTTGACAATTTTCTCAAATTTGTGAATGATTGTCGGCAAATTGGAATTACTTGTCCCATTGTTCCCGGCATCATGCCCATTAACAACTATAACGGCTTCATTCGCATGACTGGTTTCTGCAAAACTAAG ATCCCGTCCGAAATCACTGCTGCTTTGGAGCCCATTAAGGACAACGAGGAAGCCGTTAGAGCTTATGGAGTTCACCTCGGAACCGAAATGTGCAAGAAAATTATGGCTAGTGGAATCAAGACATTGCATCTTTATACACTCAACATGGAGAAGTCTGCATTGGCAATTTTGACC AATCTTGGATTGATTGAAGAGTCCAAGGTATCAAGGCCACTGCCATGGAAAAAGCCTACTAACCTTTTCCGTCTAAAGGAAGATGTTAGGCCAATATTCTG GGCCAATCGTCCAAAGAGCTACATAACAAGAACTACTGGATGGGAGCAGTATCCACGTGGGCGCTGGGGCGATGCTTCTAATGCTTCATATGGTGCATTAACCGATCATCAG TTCATGCGACCACGTTCACGTGACAAGAAAATTCAAGAAGAATGGGTGGTTCCTTTGAAAAAGTTTGATGATATTTCTGAG AAATTCACGAAATACTGCCTTGGGCAACTGAAAACCAGCCCTTGGTCTGAACTAGACGCGCTTCAGCCAGAGACAAAGATTATTGATGAACAACTAGCTTCAATTAACCAAAAGGGTTTCCTCACCATCAACAGCCAACCGCCCGTTAATGGAGCTAAATCCGACTCCCCATCAGTTG GATGGGGCCCAGCGGGTGGGTACGTTTACCAGAAAGCATATGTAGAATTTTTCTGCTCCGGTGAAAAGTTAAACAGTCTTGTGGAGAAATCAAAGGCGTACCCTTCACTTACATACCTAGCGGTGAACAAAGAAGGGAATTTGGTGTCAAATGTGGGGAAAACTGACGTGAATGCAGTAACTTGGGGAGTGTTCCCAGCTAAAGAGATCATTCAACCAACTGTCGTTGATCCCGCTAGCTTTTTGGTATGGAAGGATGAAGCGTTTGAAATCTGGTCAAGAGGATGGGCGCAATTGTACCCCGAGGATGATTCATCAAGATCACTTCTCCAAGAG GTACAGAACACTTACTACTTGGTTAGCTTGGTTGATAACGACTACATAAACGGCGACTTGTTCAACGTTTTCAAGGATTTTTAA